DNA from Actinomycetota bacterium:
CGTGGCACTGACAGGCGCGGCGGTGCTAATGGTGCTCGGCTTCGTCTTGCACCGCAAAAGGACTGGCCCGTCAATGAACCCGCCGCATTGCAGTCCGCCCTTGCCACGCTCGAGCGCGTGCAGTCCGAATTCAACGCATCACGGTCAGACAGCGTTCGTGTCTCGCTCGCGGACGTCATCGTCCTTGGCGGTTGTGCCGCTGTGGAGAAGGCGGCCAGGGATGCTGGTTTCAGCATCACCGTGCCATTCGCCCCCGGGCGTACCGACGCGACACAGGATGACACAGATATTGAATCCGTTGACATGTTGGAGCCAACATCAGATGGTTTCCGCAACTTCCTGCAAGACGAAGAGAAGCTCTCTCCGGAGACTCTCCTGCTGGATCGCGCGAATTTGTTGACGCTCACGGCTCCAGAAATGACTGTGCTCATTGGAGGCATGCGGGCCTTGGGTGCCAACACAGGGCAATCGACTCTTGGCGTACTGACCAGACGACCAGGAGTTCTGAGCAACGACTTCTTTGTGAATCTGCTGGACATGGACACGCAGTGGCGGACTTCGCAGCATGACGTGCACGTATACGACGGAGTGGATCGCACGAGCGGTGACGTCAAGTGGACGGCCTCAGCCGCCGATCTCATATTCGGATCCAACTCGCAACTACGAGCGCTCTCTGAGGTCTATGCATCCGATGATGCCAAGGAGAAGTTCGTTCGCGATTTCGTCTCAGCGTGGGACAAGGTGATGTGTCTGGATCGCTTCGACCTGCACTGAGTAGCGCATCTGATGCGACTGCGCGGGATCCAGATGCACCGCTGCATCGCGAAGATTGCCACCCTCAATGCAGACCATGGACGACCATTCGTCGTCACCGAAGTCGCTCATGCGTTGAGCTTTGTCAATCCACGGATTCCATACCACTGTGCTTGCGGAGTGCTCCTTCTCGATGAGAAGAGCCCGACCAAGGACCGGGTCGACGACGCGAACACGACTGCTTGAGTCATAGATGCGGTCTGTCTCACCTAAGAACTCCAAATCGCCGCTCTGCTGCTTGATCGCCAGTCCACTGGGGTCTGCTTGGTCGAGATACGAACATCCGTCAAGCCCTTCAACGTGGATCTTTCGCACATCGCCTACGTGGAAGTATGTGTGGAGCGCTTCCTCGAATGAGAACACGTCTTCACCAGTGTTTTCAACCATCAAAGACAGGTGCAGCGCACTGCCAATTCGAACCTCGTACCGCGCCTTGAAGGCATACGGGAAAGTCTCATCGTCAGATGAGGATCCCTGAAGTTCGAACATGGCAATAGCGTCGTCGCCGTCAAAACCCTGCTCTACCAATCTCCAAAGTCGTGTGCGCGCGAAGCCATGTGCGGGAGTCATGTCGCCGGATCGGCCGGCACCAAACCAGGGAAGGATGATCGGAATCCCGCCTCTGATTGCGACGCCGGGTTCAAACCGAGCGAGGTGACTGACCCAGATGACTGGCGCGCTGCCGCTTGGGTTCCAACGTGTCAGATGCGCGCCGTGAGTGTAGATCTCGCCAGTACCACCCGATGCAGTAAGCGCAATAGGCGCCGGAATCGACTGAGCCGCCACGTTGGTGAAGGTACTGCATGCTTGGGCGCAAGTAGGTTTTCTCCATGAAGGAAAGTCCACGGCCCCCGCAAGTGTCAGTCGTCGTGTTGGAGCCGCACGCGCTCATCTACTCGACCATCATGCTGATGGTCGCGTACTCCCTCTTTGATGAGGGAACAGCGCCCCTGCTCGACGGTGCACTGCTCGAGTTGAGTGTGTTGGGTCTTGCGGCATTGTTCGCGTTGGCCATGGCGCACACGTTCACCGAAGCACTTGATACCCAAATTCAACTTCGGCGTCGGCTCACTCGTCAGGATCGCTGGCGAATTCTGTTGAACAACGCGCAATACATGTACGTAGCGCTGCCCGCAATTCTGATTCTGCTGCTCCTTGCACCTTTGAATTGGGATTCGGATTCAGCAGTGACTGTGCTCATGATCGTTGGCCTTGGGACGCTGTTCTTCTGGGGCGCCTTTGCCGCGCGCAAGGCCGGCCTTAGCCGATGGAGACAGCTGTCCTTTGGACTGAGTTACGGATTCATTGGCCTATTGGTGCTAATTGTCGAGTTGGCACTGACACACTGAACGTCAGTGCACGAAGCATTTCTGGCCAAGGGGAGGACTCGCATGCAGTCACGAGGTTTGACGCGGAAGTCCCTGGCTGCGCCGCTGATTCTGGTGACACTGTTTGCCGTCGGTTCGTTTGCACCGGCTCAGGCGCTCGACACACCTACCTGTCTGGGTACCCAACTTTCCGGAAAGACCACTGGTGAAGGTGCGGGCATGTCGCAGCCGTACTCGGTCATCACGGTCACCAACACAAGCTCCTCGCCATGTTCGCTGAAGGGCTACCCGGTACTCACCGGCGCCTCGTCTGCCATAGGCAAAGTTGATATCAGTGTGAACAATGGCGCGCTGTTCAATCTTCCAAGTGCCAAGATCACCAGCTTCGTCCTGGCACCAAAGGCCAAGGCATGGTTCGCCCTCGGATCAGCTACCGCCTACACAGGGCCACTCGTCACCATCACCCGCATCACTTTCGCCGCTCAGAAGGGCGCCAGCGTTGCTGAGAGTTCGATCCTGAAGCAGGAACTCCAAGCCAACGGACCAATCGGCAAGCCCATTCCCCTGGGCGTGACAGCCTTTGCCCCGGGTAAGGGCCCAGGAGGCGTGCAGTAGGTCGCTGCTTGGTCTGACAGCAGATGAGTACGACGCGTACTTGCTAGCAAGGCGAACAGTGACGAAAGGATGGCCGTGTGCTTGTCACCGCAGGTTGATGTTGCAGTAGGCCTTGCGCTTTCTGTCGTCGCGGTCGACACACTGCGTCACTGCAAGCATCCACGACTGCTAGGGCTGGCGCTGCTGCCCGCAGTATTCGCCGTGCACTCTTTCACTTCGGCGTTTGTCTGGCTCGGGCTGCTGGGTGATGTATCGCCAGGAGTACTGAACGCTGCGACCGGCTTCTATCTGTTCGTAGCATTCGTCCTGCTTCCAATCTATGCGCCGACAGCTGTGCTGCTTGTTGAACCGCGAGGGTGGCGCAGGTCGGTGTTTGTCCTGCTTGTGCTGACAGGCATGTATGCAGGCATGTCATTTCTGACCGCACTCATTGAAGGCCGTGGAAGCGCAGTTGCGTGCGACTTCTACATTTCTTTCAATATCGATTTCACAGCGACGTCAGTAGCCGTGTCCTACATCCTGGCCACCTGCGGAGCGCTTCTGCTCTCCGGACAGCGCATCCTTGTGTACTGGGGGGTGGTCAATGCCTTGGCAGTTGGCGGTCTCGCATACTGGGCCAGCCGCGGTTTGCCTTCACTTTGGTGCTTCTTTGCGGCTTGCAGCAGCGTCTTCATCGCTTGGTACCTGCGTCGACTTGATCGTGATCATGAAGCGGGTCAAGTGTGGCCCTGGGAGTCCCCGACACCGAAAGCTCAGGAGAGCTCTGTCACCTAGTGCAAGCGAAGATTGCACAGCATCCTCATGGCTGTGCGGTCCTCAGCAACTATTCCTTGCAGGGGGTAGCCGTGGAACTTGCGAGCATCGAGCGAGAGGTGTGCGAGAGAGGCGTAGCCCGACATCGCTAGTCAAGTGCGAAGACTTCCGTCCCAAACCGATAGGTTCTGGGCATGAAACGTCACCTCGCCCCAGTTCTTGTCGCTGCTTTTGCCGTCACCTTGCTTGCTGGATGTTCAGCCAGCGTTGATATCGGCGAGCAGTCGATCTCCTCAGAGGAATTGGCAACGCAGGTGACTACCGCACTAGCGGAGAACATGCAGGTCGATGTCGACCAGGTGCCCACCATTACCTGTCCTGAGGATCTTGAGGCAAAGGTCGGGGCTTCAACAACCTGTCTGCTCATGGACGACACCTCTGGCAAGGACTACGACGTCGCGGTGAAGGTCACGAGCATTGACGGCAGCAAGGCCCTGTTCTCCGTTGAGGTCGCTGCTGAGCCTCGTCCTGCATCAACTGAGTAGGACAGCCAGAGAGGCTCGCACCACGCCCGAATCGACGGGCAGTGGGATCAACGGTGCCTCGTCCAGATTGGCAAGCGACTTCTGAGCATTGGCTTTGGCACCTGTGGGGTTGCCGCGCGCCAATTGCGTGAGCGCTGCGCCCCATTGCGCTAGTGCCTGCCATGCCTGTCGTTCTTCGGGAGGGCAACAGCGCCAACGCTGCTCGAAGCTTTCATGCGCGTGGAATGGAAGATCCGTCTCGATGTAGTCGAGTGCTTGAGTCCACGCTTCGTCGCTGGAGATCTCCATCCTTTCCCTGATTCCGGGGACTGCTGACTGCCCTGTTCCGCGCAAGGGTCTGCCATAGCGATCTCTTGGCGACTCACCGGCATTGATAGGCACTGTCCAAGTATCGGCAGTGGACGCCCAGAAGAAGAACATGAAGTCGGCTCCGTCCACTTGGGGCGGGTGATGTTGTGGACGAATTGCTGGTGCCAAGATTGC
Protein-coding regions in this window:
- a CDS encoding DUF4232 domain-containing protein — protein: MHEAFLAKGRTRMQSRGLTRKSLAAPLILVTLFAVGSFAPAQALDTPTCLGTQLSGKTTGEGAGMSQPYSVITVTNTSSSPCSLKGYPVLTGASSAIGKVDISVNNGALFNLPSAKITSFVLAPKAKAWFALGSATAYTGPLVTITRITFAAQKGASVAESSILKQELQANGPIGKPIPLGVTAFAPGKGPGGVQ
- a CDS encoding D-hexose-6-phosphate mutarotase — its product is MAAQSIPAPIALTASGGTGEIYTHGAHLTRWNPSGSAPVIWVSHLARFEPGVAIRGGIPIILPWFGAGRSGDMTPAHGFARTRLWRLVEQGFDGDDAIAMFELQGSSSDDETFPYAFKARYEVRIGSALHLSLMVENTGEDVFSFEEALHTYFHVGDVRKIHVEGLDGCSYLDQADPSGLAIKQQSGDLEFLGETDRIYDSSSRVRVVDPVLGRALLIEKEHSASTVVWNPWIDKAQRMSDFGDDEWSSMVCIEGGNLRDAAVHLDPAQSHQMRYSVQVEAIQTHHLVPR
- a CDS encoding DUF4333 domain-containing protein, encoding MKRHLAPVLVAAFAVTLLAGCSASVDIGEQSISSEELATQVTTALAENMQVDVDQVPTITCPEDLEAKVGASTTCLLMDDTSGKDYDVAVKVTSIDGSKALFSVEVAAEPRPASTE
- a CDS encoding DUF309 domain-containing protein, whose product is MDGADFMFFFWASTADTWTVPINAGESPRDRYGRPLRGTGQSAVPGIRERMEISSDEAWTQALDYIETDLPFHAHESFEQRWRCCPPEERQAWQALAQWGAALTQLARGNPTGAKANAQKSLANLDEAPLIPLPVDSGVVRASLAVLLS